From Onychostoma macrolepis isolate SWU-2019 chromosome 05, ASM1243209v1, whole genome shotgun sequence:
taaaacataaatatttcacatgatTATGGGGTGTATGTAATCAAAATGCATTGTCACTCTACCCAAATATTGCAAAGTGTACAGGTCCCAGAACATTGATTTCCTTTTTTGGGCTATTTTCTTTGTTGCTCTTCCTGTACTCCAAAGCTTGAGACAGTAGATTTCCCAAAGCAGAGAGAATACCACTGCAAGAAAGAACAAAACTTGCATTGTTTCACTGAACCCACATGGCCTTGCATCTAAAGATGAAGACACTTGTCTTTCTGTGTTTGGTCCGAAAGTGAGTGTTACTTTTAACAGGACTTGATTTCTCCTCCCCCTCAAACAACCAATAGAaaaacttcaaatgggactggctaatatggtcagatgaaactaaaaaaatgagctttttagcagcaaacactcaagatgggtttggtgaacacagggataaaaagtaccccatgtgtacaatgaaatatactgctgtatttttgatgttgtgggcctatatttctgctggaggtcctggacatcttgtttagacacatggcatcatggattctatcaaataccaacagataaaaaaatcaataagtgactgactctgttagaaatcttataatgggccatgtttggatcttccaaccgtacaataatccaaacacaaacctcaaaaacaacacaaaaatgggtcagtgagcacaaaaccaagcttctgctggccattccagtcctctgatcTGAACCCTGcagaacatgagtgaactgaagagaagcagcagcaacatggagctgtgaatctaaagggtctggagtgattctggatgaaggaatggtcttcAATCAGAATATTTAGTGAAGAATAAGCTCATCCTGGGcaataaacacaaacactgttCATACTATAAATAGTACATAAACAAGATTGCCACCTCTCAGTTGGGACTGGTTGGACTATAATGGACAGCAGGCATAATTAACAGCAAATAACAccagaacagaaaacaaaactttgACCTTGAACTGCAGTGTAGTCACAATGGAGCAGGTGTATTAGCTCTTCTATGACGTGCTTCGCTTTACCTGGATTTCCCCAAGATCAGGTGGAACATTTTCACATTCCAATGATCTCTGATTTCCTGTTATGTGTGAACGAAACTCTCAGgactaattaatttttttgttacatttaattttaaaagtaaatttttatgTTCATGAAACAGGTAGATAAACTATACACTGCTTTTAATGTATATTACAGAAAACAAATATGGCATAGCTATAAGATACAAAAACGGAACGCTCCCCTAGCCTTCATATGGTtcctgcatttttttatttttttatttattgtttgttccaAGTAAGAAAGATCTCTGCGGGTTCCCAGAACGTTGCaagaatgtattttatttacttatttatttttattttttggcaattACCTGCAGGGAACCAATAGTGCTACAGAACGTTCTATAATGgtcatttctatttttaatttcccAGAACATTTTGGGACCCACAAATGGTTCGCTGCGTAAATACAGCTAAActagatttataaataaatattatttatatataaatacatgaatgaatggataaatgaaagaatatttcatatctgaattgtttatttGCGCTGAACAACCTCTTGATCAATGATTTCTCAGGACTTACATCAGCGATTTTGTGAGAATGGAAACCGAAAGTGACTGAGCAAGTTTTTGGAAACGAAACATTGTTTTGAGGCGGGGCTTGAGCTGAAGCTTTATATATCCGTGCCTTTGCTCAGTGTAACCAGAGGCACATTATTTGAGATTCCGGTGCGACTTACAAGACTTATTGAAGAAAATATCCAACGAAAGTCATATTCAGCAAAGTATTCGAACAACCAGGTAAGCAGCACACCTATGAAAATATTGAGCATTAATATTAACTCTAATCTCCAGTTTTAAGTAGCTAACTAAATGATGCTGTAGTTGtcaaatttgaattattttttattttatctcattTTGAAAGACGATGAAGCTGATAATTAGACTGATGAGCGGACTTGTGAAGCATCTGGAAGTGGACGGTAATACCACGGTTGGCGAACTCAAGCGGCTGATTTCTCAGCACTTCGGAGAGCCTCCTAACAAACAGAAGCTGTCTGCCGATAACGGTACCCGTATCAGCCTTGAGGATGATTCTAGGACCCTCAGCAGTTACGGATTGCACTCTGGATCAGTGGTCAGTCTTCTCATCACCAACCCTGGACCTTTCCAAGTGTTCGTCAGGAATGAGAAGGGCCAGACCGGAACGTATGAAGTTGATGTCAACGAGACCGTAGATCAGCTTCAGGCTAAGATCTACCGCAAAGAGAGAGTCCCTGTGGACCAGCAGAGACTGATATTCAACGGAAGGCAACTGGAGTCTGGCAGAAAGTTGCAGGAATACGACATCGCCTCAGGAAGCACCATTCACATGACTCTCCGTCTGCGAGGAGGCTGATCGGTTAAATGTGTGAAAAAAGGACTAaaaagtgttgttgttgttatatgtGATGTAAATACGATAGGCCTATTATACTCGCTATCAATGTTGTgggttttattttcataatgtcTTTAGAACACATGTAATTCCATTGCATTAACCTGCTGATGTCTTCAGGGTAACCATTTCAGGTGTCCTTTAcatgtgtaattacactgtaataacaccttaaaataaagtgtaaccgtcTTCAGAACTCATGTAGGCTAATTCCATTGTATCTATCTGCATTTTGTTCTGTATCTTTCAGCATTATGAATGATCCTTCACTGtgactaaaataataaatgctcCAATCATTCCCAAGAAGTGCGTTTCAGTATTCACTTTTTTTGTGATGGTTCTCAAGTTTTTGTGATTTACTGAATAAGATTTTTCGAGACTCacaggcctggtttcacagacagggctcaGGATTAGTCCATAGTTCagttaggacatttaagtaatttttataagcatgcttagaaaaaaacattactggggtgtgtcttgagacaaaacagaggcactgatatattttaagatcagtcagtgcaagtttatttcagaAAGAGCtaagacttacattttagtctaggactatgcttaagccttgtctgtgaaaccgggggacaATTTCTCAAAAAGCTTGCCATAActagtaaatattaattttttataaacacGAAAGTGGAATTTTATTAATTCACATGACATCCAGGTCTGTAAATCACACTTTCATACTTAAGATACTTCATATACCCAGGCTTTCCAAATGGATCCCTGattcttcaaagaaaaaaattaagataagatgtatatttatttttagctcaTATTAATACTTGAGGCCCCCTGATCTCGCCATTTGAGGACAAAATAGATCtatgtaaacaaatatttcatTGCACACATATTCACAATGCCAGATGCAAACTTGTCACACGAGTTGTTTATGCTTGCACACAGGAATGGAGAGCAATAAGGAAGACATTATTAGGCCCTTTCGAACAGCAGGAACCTTTTCAAAGtactaattgtggaactacccactttttggcgtgttcgcaccgcgggaactgttttagttcccggaactccgtttggaggaactaattagctcctacttcagagtatggtctaaaacagttccataggaactatcgtgacgtaagtgtacgctgattggctaaacgcgtaAGAAATAGGGGTGGGCGGATCGATCTTAATATCGAAAGTATcgataccaacgttggtatcggatcgatactagCCTGATTAGATCAATACTTTAGGTTAATTTCCTCTCCTCTACACATTCAACAAAGAATAgacatatatgtgtgtttatataccgCTCTTTTCACGTCTCGTATGCAAACATTACTGCTTGCCATACCTCCCCTGctttagtgttttgttatgCCATCACGTGACTCAGCGGCTCCAAGCGCAAGCGGATATTATTGGCTACAGCGAGAGATGGAACTGTAGAAATTCGCTACTGTGGCAACAGCACCAAACTTATTCACCTTTTTCAACGTGGAAGTAAGCTTTTTTCATAGACTGTATGTGCGAGACTTCCACTTCCTTAGGCACGGTAGGGAAATCATGAGAAAATAACAGTGCAATAAACGGTCAAATTGTTTGTGCTATCCAccgtgtgtgtttataattaagacaattaattaaaataatatggtaagaaacaccagtttgcaataccaagcaagcagcaaaacgagctgttttgtacagttaaaaattGCTGGAAGACTGGAAGAGTCTGGAAGCCAGACCCATTACATTTACCGAATTTGgcctttttatacagtattactgtcttcaaccattaagccaagttgttgtttttttctttataaaagttttctatcagaggaaaacacttaacatgCATGCACTTTGCGTTCATATGCTGGGCTGCTTGCCTGCATATAGTTTGCATCATCGGTATACTGAGTAGGCCTTTCaatattactttcttaatgcattaggccatgttaagttttttttttctttataactcttttctatgggaggaaaatgcttaacaCGAAACTTTACccattgctttcatattctgggctcctCTTGCAAActcctttcagaaaggcaaatatccacatagctttaaggtgactgtaatattttagtcatatcaacataagttattgttaattttcaaagtgtaattggtcatttaaatgcatgttattgaaaaggaaaaagtatcggtatcagtATCGGTGATACCAATATTTgcagtatcgcacacccctaaaaACGCCCTCACCCGACATGATTTAAAACAccgtgtaaacacatactgtgtaaacatcgcatcaacttatatttcacaagaatggagaacagcgatagatggacggatgctgaagtgcaggcacttttgaacattttgaactcctttccgatctttcaatcgcttgacgtataagttacgtcgacattccatgtccattattgtgaaccccgcaagacacaacaacaacacagctccgatcacagcgtcctccatcctcctgtcgttaacgttgttcttctttgttttcgttATTGGACGCCGCGCACAAATGACGTCGCTGTCGACCGGCTTACgtcacttcttagtacccactgtcggtgtgaatgcaaccctttaaatggtaaCTGGGAAATAGTTCAAGCAAAATCatcccagtactttagtactgtacttttagttctggaactaaagcggtgcgaaaggggctaATCTTGTAATTCCAGATAAGATCAATGTGGGGATTTTATTTGCCTGCTTTTGTCATGCCAATGCATTGAAGTAAAAAGCAAACTTAAACAACTATACAAAGTGTTTTGTCTAAGTCGTACAAAAAGGGACACCAAATACTTAACACATGACACATGATAATAAATGGAAAGTGTTCAGTCCTCTCTGCATACTATCGGAGTCGGGTGTGGTTGCTCTCTGTAGGGTGTGTTTCGGATCACCTGGGTTTCCCTCGTCATGTGATCATGGGGAATACCCTCTTTCCAATGATTCACTCAGGAGCAGAATGGAAAATGAAGGTTGTGTAAGTAGCTGTCAGTGAACCACCTTTTCATTTTCGTTGGCGACAAATCTGAAGTCAACATGATTTagcattattataaaataaatcttttatgaTCTGTTCACCGAAAggtttggggaaccaaaaatggttattttctaTGCCATCACTGTGAAAACTCTCATTTGGAACCTTTATTATTGAGTGTCGAGTATAATTGCATGTTTAATGGAtgttacacaaataaataaagaaataatagtaaaagtaataataatagaagCATTAGGGAACAAACTACATCAATTCACATTGGTTCAGTCTACAAAATTCCACTATGACGTAATTCTTGTCCATGAGATTTCAAGCTCTGAACACACTTAGATGTTTGTACCATACGTCATGTTTATGGCCTGTTATGCTCACTGCTTTTCTGAGGTATGGAAACAGAAAGTTGCTTAATAATCCCTGAAAAGGAAACTCAGCATGGTGGTGAGTTTCAAAACAATCATGAATATTTAGAGctgactgtgtgtttgtgaaagaggcaaacttcatttttataaccaaaaaaaaaaaaaaaagtaataagtatattttatttgttaacattagagCTGCTATAAATGCTGTGTAAATACAACAATATTACCGTCTTTAAAACACTGTCATACAGTAAAGAGcctttaaatcataatattaagtgacttaaaatacattttttattggtgtgcatgtgtgtgtgtgtgtgtgtgtgtgtgctggtaattattttaaaccaagtgtcataaaaacaacattgtatgcatttattggGTTATGaaagtatacaaatatattagcAAGACCACTGCTATTTATGTACATCAACTCACAGTGAAGATAACAGCAGTAGTATTAGTAACCGCTACGTTTGtgatcaatatattttaattaatcaaatacaACAATCATAACCCTGACCTCATTGTCAGTGCTTCCACAAGCAGTAGAAAGACATCAGcaagttttt
This genomic window contains:
- the LOC131540944 gene encoding polyubiquitin-like, whose amino-acid sequence is MKLIIRLMSGLVKHLEVDGNTTVGELKRLISQHFGEPPNKQKLSADNGTRISLEDDSRTLSSYGLHSGSVVSLLITNPGPFQVFVRNEKGQTGTYEVDVNETVDQLQAKIYRKERVPVDQQRLIFNGRQLESGRKLQEYDIASGSTIHMTLRLRGG